AGCGTGCAGTTCCTGGGTGTGCTCGCCGCGCTCAGCATGTTCCGCGACTGGGACTACCTGTTCTCCGAAGGGGCCGTGATCGGCGGGGTCCCGCAGCTTTCCGATACCGGCAATATCGAGCAGGCCCTGTTCCTGCCCTACTGGGTCTGGGCCATCGTGATCACGGGCATTTCCGCAGTGATGGTCGGGGCCAGCTTGAAATATGCGCTCAACCCGAAGCGACCGGGTAGTCCGCCCCGGCCCCCGAAACGGCGCGACAATGTCATCCGTGGAGACTTTTGACGCGATCGTCCTGGGCGGCGGTGCGGCGGGGCTGTTCCATGCCGGCGTTGCCGGGCAGCGCGGCGCACGCGTGCTGGTGCTCGAAAAGGCCGACCGGGTCGGCAAGAAGATCCTGATTTCCGGCGGCGGTCGCTGCAACTTCACCAATCTGGGTGCCGGGCCGGCCAATTACCTTTCGGCCAATCCGCATTTCGCCAAGTCCGCGCTCGCCCGCTACAAGCCTCGCGATTTTCTGGATCTTGTCGAAAGGCACGGCATCGCCTGGCACGAAAAGACCCTCGGCCAGCTGTTCTGCGACGGATCCTCGCGCCAGATCGTGGACATGTTGCTCGCCGAATGTACGGGAGGCGACGTCAACATTCTCACCAGGCAGGACATCGCCTCGGTGGATCGGCAGGGCGATGGCTTCGAGGTGGTGGCGAACGGCACGACATTCGCGTCGCGGGCATTGGTCATCGCTAGCGGGGGGCCCTCCATCCCGAAGATGGGAGCGAGCGACTTCGCCTATCGCCTAGCGCGCCAGTTCGGCCTCAAGGTCGTCGAACCGCGCCCGGCCCTGGTGCCGCTGACGCTGGGCGGGGAAGACCTGCTGTTCCGGGACCTCTCGGGCGTATCGGCGCCGGTCGATGCCCGGGCGGGCAAGAGCTCGTTCCGCGAAGCGGCCCTGTTCACCCATCGCGGCCTGTCGGGTCCTGCGATCCTGCAGGCAAGTTCCTACTGGAAACACGGCGAGACGGTCGGGATCGACTTCGTGTCCGGGAAGAACGCAGACTGGCTGCTCGAGGCAAAGCGGGACCGACCCAAGGCGACGATGGTGTCGGTCCTTTCGGACATACTGCCGAACCGCCTGGCCGAAGCCCTGTGCGAAAAGCTCGGCCTATCCGGAGAACTGGGGCAACTGTCCGACAAGGCCCTGCGCGAGGCCGCGCAACGCCTTTCGAACTGGAGCTTCCGTCCGACAGGAACGGAAGGGTTCGCCAAGGCGGAAGTGACGGCAGGCGGCATCAGTACGGCGGAACTGTCCAGCCAGACCATGGAAGCCAGGAAAGTCCCCGGCCTCTACGTTATCGGCGAGGCAGTGGACGTTACCGGTTGGCTCGGCGGCTACAATTTCCAGTGGGCATGGGCAAGCGGGGACGCCGCGGCGCGGGCGCTCTAGGCGTCCCAGGCCCGATCACATCGCGGCGTCTTCCGATCTTTCGTAGGTCATGTCGGCGGAGCGTGGGCCGTTGGCCTCGGCTTCGGGGCCTTCAAGCTGGTAGAGATATCCGTCGGCAACGCCGAAGACCATGTTCTCCTCGCCGTCGCGGATCAGGATGCGGCTGTTGTCGCTGTACCAGCTGAATTCGCCGGTCTTCACGAGCCCGTCCTCGCCTTGCAGGCGGTAGGTATCGTCTTCGCCCAGTGCGATCGTGGTCGACGTGCCGTCCGCGCGGCGGAGCTGGTAAGTGCCTTGATAATCGACGGTATTTCGCGCATCCAGCGGCACTTCGGGATAGCTGACCTCGGTCTTCGGGACGGTCACGTCTACCGCTTCGCCTTCGACCGGATCGGCGGCATCCCCGCCTCCGCCGCATGCGGCGAGGGCCAGCGTGGCGGGCGCGATTGCGAGCGTTGTCAGAAACTTGCGCATCGGAAATTCCTCCTCTTTGTCTCTCGTTCAAGCAACACGGATGCGGGGCGATTGTTTCGCCGGGCCTGCGCCAGGAGTGCATTTGTCACGTCATTGAAGCGCTCGATGTGGTAGCGGCGAAGCATGATTCGATCCGTTTGCCGGGGCCTCGCCCTTCCGCTTTCCGTCCTCCTCCTTTCCGCCTGCGCCACGACCGCTCCCGAGAGCGTGTCCGGCAGCGCGGAGCCGGTGAAGGTCGGCATTATCGGCCTCAACGATTTCCACGGCAATCTCCAGCCGGTGTCGCGGCCGTTCGAGATCGACGACGCGACCGAAGTGCAGGCGGGCGGCGCGGCCTATCTTGCCAGCGCCATCGATGCGCTTCGCGCGCGGCAGGAAAACACGCTGGTCATTTCCGCAGGCGACCTCATCAGCGCGAGCCCGCTGGTGTCCTCCCTGTTCCTGGACGAGCCGACCGTCGGCGCCATGAACCGCATGGGGCTGGACTTCAACGCGGTCGGCAATCACGAATTCGACCGGGGCTGGCGCGAACTCAAGCGGCTGGCCGAAGGTGGCTGCGCAAAGCTGACCATGCGCGAACCTTGCGCGGTCGAGCCGGACTATGCCGGTGCGCAGTTCGGTTTCCTCGCCGCCAACGTGCTGGCCGCGCCGGAAGTCTCGCAGGACGGCACGCTGTTCCCGGGCACTGCGATTCGCCGCTTCGGCACCGGAAAGCGCGAAGTCGCGATCGGCATCATCGGGCTGACGCTGGAAGGCACGCCCGGCCTCGTCACCCCTCAGGGGATCGAGGGGCTGACCTTCGCCGACGAGGCGGAGACGATCAACGCCGCCGCCGCGGACCTCGACGCGAACGGAGTGGATGCCGTGGTGGTCGCGATCCACCAGGGCCTCGCCCCGGACGACCAGCCCGACGTGTTCGGCTGCGCCGCGATCTCGGGCCCCTTGCGCGAAATCCTCGACCGGCTGTCCCCCGGTATCGACGTGGTCATTTCCGGTCACACCCATCGCCCCTATGTCTGCGACTATGCCACGGTCGATCCCGCACGCCCCATGCTGGTGACGAGCGCGGCGTGGGGCGGGCAGATGCTGACCGACATCACGCTCACCATCGATCCGGTGGCGGGCCACGTGACCGGCCGGACCGCGCGCAATCTCGTGGTCGGGAACGATCGCGACCTGATGCGCGAAGGCGTGCTGGCACCCGAACCGCGCGCCGACATCGCCGCCTATGTCGCGCGCTATGCCGAAGCTGCCAGGGAATCGGAATCGCGGCCGGTCGGCACGCTGTCCGGCCCGGCGCGCAAGGACGGGCTGGAGAACCCGCTCGGCAACATCATCGCCGACGCGCAGCTGGAAGCGACGCGGCCGGCGGGAGCGCGCATCGCGCTGATGAACCCCGGCGGCATCCGCGGCGACCTGGTGCCCGATGCGAACGGCACGCTCACCTTCGGACAGATCTACACCGTCCAGCCCTTCGGCAACACGCTGGTCACCAAGACCTTCACCGGCACCCAGCTGCTGGCGCTGCTACGGACGCAGACCGAGGGGGACCGGCAGACGATCTTCGCCGGATCGCGCGGTTTCCGGCAGGTTTTCGAGCGCGACGGCGAGCAGCTGCGTTTCGTCTCGGCCTCGCTCAACGGCCGGCCGATCCGGGCCGGGGAAACCTACCGCGTCACCATGAACAGCTTCCTCTCGACCGGCGGCGACGGCTTCACCGTCTTCGCCGAAGGCACCGACGCGGTGACCGGTCCGGTCGATCTCGACGCGATGGAAGCCTATCTCGACGGCGAAGCGGTCCGCGAACTGCCCGTTTCGGACCGCATCACGATCCGGGACTGACCTACATCCGGAAGACGCCGAACTGCGGGCGGTCCGCGATCGGCGCTTCGAGGCAGGCGGAAAAGGCGAGGCCCAGCACGTCGCGCGTCTGCGCCGGGTCGATCACGCCGTCGTCCCACAGGCGCGCGGTGGCGTAATAGGGGTTGCCTTCGTCCTCGTATTTCTGGCGAATGGGCGCCTTGAATTCCTCGGCCTGTTCCTCGCTCCAGCTGTCGGCATCGCGGTGGACCGTGGCGAGCACGCTGGCCGCCTGTTCCCCGCCCATCACGGAAATGCGCGCATTGGGCCAGGTGAACAGGAAACGCGGGGAATAGGCGCGCCCGGCCATGCCGTAATTGCCCGCGCCGAAGCTGCCGCCGATGACAACGGTGATCTTCGGCACGCTGGCGGTGGCGACCGCCGTTACCAGCTTCGCGCCATGCTTGGCGATGCCTTCCGCCTCGTACTTCCCGCCGACCATGAAGCCGGAAATGTTCTGCAGGAACAGCAGCGGGATGCGCCGCTGGCAGGCGAGTTCGATGAAGTGCGCGCCTTTCTGCGCGCTTTCGGAAAACAGCACGCCGTTATTGGCGAGGATCGCCACCGGCATGCCCCAGATATGGGCGAAGCCGCAGACCAGCGTGCTGCCGTATTGCTGCTTGAATTCGTGGAATTCGCTGCCGTCCACCAGCCGGGCGATGACCTCGTGCACGTCGTAGGGCGCACGCACGTCGTCGGGGATCAGGGCGTAGAGATCGTCCGCGTCGAATTTCGGCGGACGCGGGTCCTTGAGGGCGATGTCGCGCGCCGCGCCGGTGTTGGCGCCCAGATGGCTGACGATGTCGCGCACGATGGTGAGCGCGTGCTCGTCGTTTTCCGCCAGGTGGTCGACCACGCCCGATTTCTTCGCGTGCAGGTCGCCGCCGCCCAGGTCCTCGGCGCTGATTTCCTCGCCGGTGGCCGCCTTCACCAGCGGCGGCCCGGCGAGGAAGATCGTGCCCTGTTCGCGCACGATCACCGTCTCGTCGCTCATCGCGGGCACATAGGCGCCGCCCGCGGTGCAGCTTCCCATGACGCACGCGATCTGCGGGATGCCGGCCGCGCTCATGTTCGCCTGGTTGAAGAAGATGCGCCCGAAATGGTCGCGGTCGGGGAAGACTTCCGCCTGGTAGGGCAGGTTCGCCCCGCCGCTGTCGACCAGGTAGATGCAGGGCAGGCGGTTCTCCGCCGCGATTTCCTGCGCCCGCAAGTGCTTCTTGACCGTCATCGGGTAATAGGAGCCGCCCTTCACCGTCGCATCGTTGGCGGCGATCATGACCTGCCGCCCGGACACGCGGCCGATACCGGCGATGATGGAAGCGCCGTTGACGTCCCCTTCATACATGCCGTTCGCGGCCAGCTGGCCGATCTCGAGGAACGGTGAGCCCGGATCGAGCAACCGCTCCACCCGCTCGCGCGGGAGCAGCTTGCCCCGGCTGACATGCTTTTCCCGGTGCCGCTCGGGCCCGCCCAGCGCGGCTTCGGCGACCTTCGCGCGCAATTCGTCGGCCAGCCCCTTGTTATGCGCAAAACGCGCCTTGGCATCCGGGCTTTCGCGGTCGAGCGTCGAAGTGAGTATCGGTGCGGTCATCGTCTCTCCTTGATCACGCCCTAACCGTCTTGCATGGCATCGCCAAGGCGGGAGGAGAACGGCGATGAAATCGGTATCGGAGGGCTTTGCGGCCATGCTCGCAGTGGTGCTCGCGGCGGGCTTCGCATTTGCGCATCCGGCCGATGCCCGGCCGCAGGTGGCGGCGCAGGCCCTCCCGCAGGTTCGGCCGGCGCCGGAGCAGGTTCCCTATTCCCCGCCGGTTGCGCCGCCCTGCCGCCGCGTGGGCGACGTGCCGTCGCTGACCATCGATCCCGCGATCGCGGCCGAGCTGGCCGGGATCGGGCTGGACCGCGAGGCGATCTTCGCGCGGATGCAGGAAACCTCGATCCCGGAGACGATGGGGTGCTGGGCCATGCCGGTCGGCAATTTCGACAGCCAGCTGGTCTCCGTCGGCATGGCGCAATGGAATTACGGCACCGGCAGCCTGCAACCGGTGCTGAAGGAATGGCGCGCCTCCTTCCGGTCGCGCCGCGCGGCTAAGCGCGAACTGGACCGGCTCGCCCCGGTCTACGGCACGCTGCTGTTTTCGAAATCCTGCCTCGCGGTGCCCGTGAAGGACGCCTGCCGCGAGGGCATCCTTGCGGCGCACGCTCCGGACGGCAAGCTCAACCCGGTGATCATGGCCGAGCTGACCGCCCTGTTCGAAAGCGACGCGATGCTGCAGGTGCAGCTCGATCATTACCTTGCCCTGCTGCAGGATGTCCGCGCGGAATTGCAGCGCGTCTTTCCCGATGGCCCGATCACGATGCGCAAGGTGCGCTGGGCGATCGACATGCGGGTCCAGCAGAAGGGGCTGCCGCCGAGCGAGGATATCGCCCGGCTGCGGGCGCGGATCGCCGCGATGCCGCCCGAACAGCGGGCACCGCGGCTGGAAGCGATCTTCGGCTGGTACGAGAACATTTCGCAGACCATCGACCAGGACGGGATCGGGCGGGACTACGCCTGGAACCTGATGCAATGGCGCTGCATGCTGGCGCGCGGCGAGGTGGACGACGAGCAGTACGAACTGCTCCATATCACTTTCCTGCGCAGCCGGTCCGCAACCGGCAATTCGGGCCGCTGGCAGGCGCTCACCTTCTCGCGCCGGGGCAAGATCGTGATGGGCGTGGGCAGCGTGAGCGGGGTGCGCGACGGCAGCTGCGGCTAGCCCGCCGCCCCGATCAGTTCGCGCCCGATGAGCATCCGGCGGATCTCGTTCGTGCCGGCCCCGATGTCGAGCAGCTTGGCGTCGCGCATGTAGCGTTCCACCGGCCAGTCCAGCGTGTAGCCCGCGCCGCCCAGCGCCTGGACGCTTTCGGCCGCGACCCGGAAGGCGTTTTCCGACGACAGCAGGATGACGCCCGCCGCATCGAAGCGCGTCGTCTGTCCCGCATCGCAGGCCTTGGCCACCGCATAGGTGTAGGCACGCGCCGATTGCAGCGCGACATACATGTCCGCGACCTTGGCCTGCATCAGCTGGAAACTGCCGATGGGCTTCCCGAACTGCGTCCGTTCGCGAAGGTAGGGGATGACCGTGTCGAGGCAGGCCTGCATGATGCCGAGCTGCAATCCGGCAAGCACCACGCGCTCGTAATCGAGCCCGCTCATCAGCACGCCGACGCCGCCGTTAACGGGGCCCATCACGCGGTCCTCCGGGATGCGGCAATCGTCGAACACGAGTTCCGCCGTGGGCGAACCCTTCATGCCGACCTTCTCGATCTTCTGGCCGATGGAGAAACCTGCGTCCCCCTTTTCGATCAGGAAAGCGGTGATGCCGCGCGATCCGGCCTCGCTGTCGGTCTTGGCGTAGACCACCAGCGTATCGGCATAGGGCGCGTTGGTGATCCAGAACTTGGTCCCGTTGAGGACGTAGCCGCCGTCCACCTTCTCCGCCTTCAGCTTCATGGAGACGACGTCCGATCCCGCGGCGGCCTCGCTCATCGCGAGCGAGCCGACCTGTTCGCCGCTGATGAGGCCGGGCAGGTACTTCGCCTTCTGCTCCGCATTGCCCCAGCGGCGGATCTGGTTGAGGCAGAGGTTGGAATGCGCACCGTAGGACAGGCCGATGCTGGCGCTCGCGCGGCTGACTTCTTCGACCGCGATGACGTGTTCGAGATAGCCC
This genomic interval from Qipengyuania sp. JC766 contains the following:
- a CDS encoding NAD(P)/FAD-dependent oxidoreductase; its protein translation is MSSVETFDAIVLGGGAAGLFHAGVAGQRGARVLVLEKADRVGKKILISGGGRCNFTNLGAGPANYLSANPHFAKSALARYKPRDFLDLVERHGIAWHEKTLGQLFCDGSSRQIVDMLLAECTGGDVNILTRQDIASVDRQGDGFEVVANGTTFASRALVIASGGPSIPKMGASDFAYRLARQFGLKVVEPRPALVPLTLGGEDLLFRDLSGVSAPVDARAGKSSFREAALFTHRGLSGPAILQASSYWKHGETVGIDFVSGKNADWLLEAKRDRPKATMVSVLSDILPNRLAEALCEKLGLSGELGQLSDKALREAAQRLSNWSFRPTGTEGFAKAEVTAGGISTAELSSQTMEARKVPGLYVIGEAVDVTGWLGGYNFQWAWASGDAAARAL
- a CDS encoding bifunctional metallophosphatase/5'-nucleotidase, which gives rise to MIRSVCRGLALPLSVLLLSACATTAPESVSGSAEPVKVGIIGLNDFHGNLQPVSRPFEIDDATEVQAGGAAYLASAIDALRARQENTLVISAGDLISASPLVSSLFLDEPTVGAMNRMGLDFNAVGNHEFDRGWRELKRLAEGGCAKLTMREPCAVEPDYAGAQFGFLAANVLAAPEVSQDGTLFPGTAIRRFGTGKREVAIGIIGLTLEGTPGLVTPQGIEGLTFADEAETINAAAADLDANGVDAVVVAIHQGLAPDDQPDVFGCAAISGPLREILDRLSPGIDVVISGHTHRPYVCDYATVDPARPMLVTSAAWGGQMLTDITLTIDPVAGHVTGRTARNLVVGNDRDLMREGVLAPEPRADIAAYVARYAEAARESESRPVGTLSGPARKDGLENPLGNIIADAQLEATRPAGARIALMNPGGIRGDLVPDANGTLTFGQIYTVQPFGNTLVTKTFTGTQLLALLRTQTEGDRQTIFAGSRGFRQVFERDGEQLRFVSASLNGRPIRAGETYRVTMNSFLSTGGDGFTVFAEGTDAVTGPVDLDAMEAYLDGEAVRELPVSDRITIRD
- a CDS encoding carboxyl transferase domain-containing protein, coding for MTAPILTSTLDRESPDAKARFAHNKGLADELRAKVAEAALGGPERHREKHVSRGKLLPRERVERLLDPGSPFLEIGQLAANGMYEGDVNGASIIAGIGRVSGRQVMIAANDATVKGGSYYPMTVKKHLRAQEIAAENRLPCIYLVDSGGANLPYQAEVFPDRDHFGRIFFNQANMSAAGIPQIACVMGSCTAGGAYVPAMSDETVIVREQGTIFLAGPPLVKAATGEEISAEDLGGGDLHAKKSGVVDHLAENDEHALTIVRDIVSHLGANTGAARDIALKDPRPPKFDADDLYALIPDDVRAPYDVHEVIARLVDGSEFHEFKQQYGSTLVCGFAHIWGMPVAILANNGVLFSESAQKGAHFIELACQRRIPLLFLQNISGFMVGGKYEAEGIAKHGAKLVTAVATASVPKITVVIGGSFGAGNYGMAGRAYSPRFLFTWPNARISVMGGEQAASVLATVHRDADSWSEEQAEEFKAPIRQKYEDEGNPYYATARLWDDGVIDPAQTRDVLGLAFSACLEAPIADRPQFGVFRM
- a CDS encoding isovaleryl-CoA dehydrogenase, whose amino-acid sequence is MRATPDFDFQLGETADMIRETTARFADEQIAPLAEKVDREDWFPRDELWQQMGELGLHGITVEEADGGLGLGYLEHVIAVEEVSRASASIGLSYGAHSNLCLNQIRRWGNAEQKAKYLPGLISGEQVGSLAMSEAAAGSDVVSMKLKAEKVDGGYVLNGTKFWITNAPYADTLVVYAKTDSEAGSRGITAFLIEKGDAGFSIGQKIEKVGMKGSPTAELVFDDCRIPEDRVMGPVNGGVGVLMSGLDYERVVLAGLQLGIMQACLDTVIPYLRERTQFGKPIGSFQLMQAKVADMYVALQSARAYTYAVAKACDAGQTTRFDAAGVILLSSENAFRVAAESVQALGGAGYTLDWPVERYMRDAKLLDIGAGTNEIRRMLIGRELIGAAG